The following are encoded in a window of Amphibacillus xylanus NBRC 15112 genomic DNA:
- the secY gene encoding preprotein translocase subunit SecY — protein sequence MFQTISNFFRVKEIRSKIIFTLLMLIVFRIGTFIPVPFTDRTAIKFMNDQQNVFGFLNTFGGGALKNFSILAMGIMPYITASIIMQLLQMDIVPKFTEWKNQGEMGRRKLAQVTRYATIVLAFIQAIAMAIGFNAMTGGGLITDPSAAKFIIIAIVLTAGTAFLMWLGEQITAHGVGNGISIIIFAGIVAAVPNTMNQLFVQYFGAHVGDGLFLNVVIVSLIALVVLGVTVGVIFIQQATRKIPIQYAKRMVNRSMVGGQSTHLPLKVNTAGVIPVIFSVSFIMAPRTIAGFFDGNFANTIETIFDHTQPIGMIIYVVLIIAFSYFYTFVQSNPEQMADNLKKQGGYIPGIRPGKRTERYLTVVLYRLTFVGALFLAAVAVLPIFLGRVANLPQSIQIGGTSILIVVGVALQTMKQLESQLVKRHYKGFIK from the coding sequence ATGTTCCAGACAATCTCCAATTTTTTTCGTGTGAAGGAAATTAGAAGTAAGATTATCTTCACACTACTTATGCTAATTGTTTTCCGGATAGGTACATTTATACCTGTTCCATTTACAGATCGAACAGCAATAAAGTTTATGAACGACCAACAGAATGTGTTTGGATTCCTTAACACATTTGGTGGTGGTGCATTGAAGAACTTCTCCATTCTAGCGATGGGAATTATGCCGTATATTACTGCTTCAATCATTATGCAGTTATTACAAATGGATATTGTTCCTAAGTTTACAGAGTGGAAGAATCAAGGTGAGATGGGTAGACGTAAGTTAGCGCAAGTAACACGCTACGCGACCATCGTGCTAGCATTCATTCAGGCTATTGCAATGGCAATCGGTTTTAATGCGATGACAGGCGGCGGATTAATCACTGACCCTAGTGCAGCAAAGTTTATTATTATTGCTATCGTATTAACAGCGGGAACTGCCTTTTTGATGTGGCTCGGTGAACAAATTACAGCACATGGAGTAGGAAATGGAATTTCAATTATTATCTTTGCAGGTATTGTAGCTGCAGTTCCTAATACAATGAACCAATTATTTGTGCAATACTTCGGAGCTCACGTAGGTGATGGGCTATTCCTAAACGTTGTTATTGTTTCATTAATTGCTTTAGTTGTTTTAGGTGTAACAGTTGGAGTTATATTCATCCAACAAGCAACCCGCAAAATTCCTATTCAATACGCTAAACGTATGGTGAATCGTTCAATGGTTGGTGGACAATCAACACACCTTCCACTGAAAGTTAATACTGCTGGTGTTATTCCAGTTATCTTCTCTGTGTCATTTATCATGGCACCACGGACTATTGCAGGTTTCTTTGATGGAAATTTCGCAAATACAATTGAAACTATTTTTGATCATACACAACCAATTGGTATGATTATCTATGTCGTTTTAATTATTGCATTTTCTTATTTCTATACATTTGTACAGTCAAACCCTGAACAAATGGCAGATAACTTAAAGAAACAAGGCGGATATATTCCGGGGATTAGACCTGGTAAGAGAACAGAAAGATATTTAACAGTTGTATTGTATCGCTTAACTTTTGTAGGTGCACTATTCTTGGCTGCAGTTGCTGTATTACCAATTTTCCTTGGTAGAGTTGCTAACTTACCACAATCAATTCAAATTGGTGGAACTAGCATACTTATCGTCGTAGGGGTTGCTCTCCAAACGATGAAACAATTAGAAAGTCAACTAGTCAAGCGTCACTATAAAGGATTTATTAAATAA
- a CDS encoding adenylate kinase, translating into MNLILMGLPGAGKGTQAEKIIEKYQIPHISTGDMFRSAIKEGTDLGKKAKSFMDKGELVPDEVTVGIVRERLGKDDCKNGYLLDGFPRTLKQAEALEDLLAELNAPIDYVVHIDVPKEKLLDRLTGRRVCPTCGATYHVIFNPPKVAETCDHDGATLNQREDDQPETVANRIEVNLEQTQPLLDFYHEKGNLVTINGDQDINDVFEDVDKKLQTLR; encoded by the coding sequence GTGAACTTAATATTAATGGGCCTTCCAGGTGCTGGTAAAGGAACGCAAGCAGAAAAGATAATAGAAAAATACCAAATTCCTCATATTTCTACTGGAGATATGTTTAGATCAGCAATTAAAGAAGGAACAGACCTTGGAAAAAAAGCAAAGTCATTTATGGATAAAGGTGAGCTTGTTCCTGATGAAGTCACAGTCGGAATAGTTCGAGAGAGATTAGGTAAAGATGATTGTAAAAATGGCTACCTATTAGATGGATTCCCAAGAACGCTTAAACAAGCAGAGGCTTTGGAAGATCTATTAGCTGAGTTAAATGCGCCAATCGATTATGTTGTTCATATCGATGTTCCAAAGGAGAAATTACTTGATCGACTTACAGGTCGTCGTGTTTGTCCAACTTGTGGTGCTACTTATCACGTCATCTTTAACCCACCAAAGGTTGCTGAAACTTGTGACCATGATGGTGCAACACTTAATCAACGAGAAGATGATCAACCGGAAACAGTTGCTAATCGAATCGAAGTTAATCTGGAACAGACACAACCATTGTTAGATTTTTATCACGAAAAGGGTAACCTTGTTACGATAAATGGTGACCAAGATATAAATGATGTGTTTGAAGATGTAGACAAAAAGCTTCAAACGTTAAGATAA
- the infA gene encoding translation initiation factor IF-1 yields MVKEEAIEVEGTVIDTLPNAMFKVELENGHTVLAHVSGKIRMHFIRILPGDKVTVELSPYDLTKGRITYRYK; encoded by the coding sequence ATGGTGAAAGAAGAAGCAATTGAGGTAGAAGGTACTGTTATTGACACATTACCTAATGCCATGTTTAAAGTGGAATTAGAGAATGGTCATACCGTACTCGCTCATGTTTCAGGTAAGATTCGTATGCACTTCATTCGTATTTTACCAGGAGACAAGGTGACGGTTGAACTTTCTCCATATGATTTAACTAAAGGACGTATTACGTACCGTTATAAATAA
- the rpmJ gene encoding 50S ribosomal protein L36: MKVRPSVKPICEKCKVIRRKGKVMVICENPKHKQKQG; this comes from the coding sequence ATGAAAGTAAGACCATCTGTTAAACCAATATGCGAAAAATGTAAAGTTATTCGTCGTAAAGGGAAAGTAATGGTAATTTGCGAGAATCCAAAGCATAAACAAAAGCAAGGCTAA
- the rpsM gene encoding 30S ribosomal protein S13 yields MARIAGVDIPREKRIVISLTYIYGIGNSTAEKILEKANVSADTRVRDLTEDELGRIRTIVNEYTTEGDLRREVSLNIKRLVEIGSYRGLRHRRGLPVRGQNTKNNARTRKGRGRAVSNKK; encoded by the coding sequence ATGGCACGTATTGCAGGAGTGGATATTCCACGTGAAAAACGCATCGTAATTTCATTAACATATATTTATGGTATTGGAAATTCAACAGCGGAAAAGATTTTAGAAAAAGCAAATGTATCTGCAGATACTCGAGTTCGTGATTTAACTGAAGATGAATTAGGCCGTATTCGTACTATCGTAAATGAGTACACAACTGAAGGTGATCTTCGTCGTGAAGTTTCTCTAAACATCAAACGATTAGTAGAAATCGGTTCATATCGTGGCTTACGTCACCGTCGTGGCTTACCAGTTCGTGGTCAAAATACTAAGAACAACGCACGCACACGTAAAGGCCGTGGCCGAGCGGTATCTAACAAGAAGTAA
- the rpsK gene encoding 30S ribosomal protein S11, producing the protein MAQKRNTRKKRVKKTVESGIAHIHSTFNNTIVTITDTQGNAVSWSSAGALGFKGSRKSTPFAAQMASETAAKAAQDFGMKTLEVTVKGPGAGREAAIRSLQAVGLEVTAIVDATPVPHNGCRPPKRRRV; encoded by the coding sequence ATGGCTCAGAAAAGAAATACACGTAAAAAACGTGTGAAAAAGACTGTAGAATCAGGTATTGCACACATTCACTCAACATTTAACAATACAATTGTTACAATTACTGATACTCAAGGTAATGCTGTAAGCTGGAGTAGTGCAGGAGCGCTAGGTTTCAAAGGTTCAAGAAAATCTACACCTTTTGCAGCTCAAATGGCTTCTGAAACAGCAGCTAAAGCTGCACAAGATTTTGGCATGAAAACATTAGAAGTAACAGTTAAAGGTCCTGGTGCAGGTCGTGAGGCTGCAATTCGTTCACTTCAAGCAGTAGGATTAGAAGTTACTGCCATTGTTGATGCAACACCAGTTCCTCACAATGGTTGCCGCCCACCAAAACGTCGCCGTGTATAA
- a CDS encoding DNA-directed RNA polymerase subunit alpha, which produces MIEIEKPKIETVHINDDSTFGKFVVEPLERGYGTTLGNSLRRILLSSLPGAAITSVQIDGVLHEFSTIDGVVEDVTTIILNLKKLALNIYSEDVKTLEIDVQGEGVVTAADITYDSDVEILNPDLHIATLASNGALRMKMTAEVGRGYRPAELNNHDDLPIGVIPVDSIFTPVSRATFQVENTRVGQITNFDKLTLDVWTDGSIRPEEAVSLGAKILTEHLNLFVGLTDEAQHAEIMIEKEEDQKEKVLEMTIEELDLSVRSYNCLKRAGINTVQELTTKTEDDMMKVRNLGRKSLEEVKNKLAELDLSLRTED; this is translated from the coding sequence ATGATCGAAATTGAAAAGCCGAAAATTGAAACTGTACACATCAATGATGACTCTACGTTTGGAAAGTTTGTCGTAGAACCGCTTGAGCGTGGATATGGTACGACTCTTGGAAATTCCCTGCGTCGTATTCTTCTGTCCTCCTTACCAGGTGCTGCGATAACATCTGTACAGATTGACGGAGTCCTACATGAGTTTTCAACAATTGATGGTGTAGTTGAAGATGTTACAACTATTATTCTTAATCTTAAGAAACTAGCGTTAAACATTTATTCAGAAGATGTTAAAACGCTAGAAATTGATGTGCAAGGTGAAGGTGTGGTAACAGCTGCTGACATCACTTATGATAGTGACGTTGAGATTCTGAATCCAGATCTTCACATTGCAACATTAGCATCTAACGGGGCACTTCGCATGAAAATGACTGCAGAGGTTGGTCGTGGTTATCGTCCAGCTGAGCTTAATAATCATGACGATTTACCGATTGGTGTGATCCCAGTTGACTCGATTTTTACTCCAGTCTCACGTGCAACGTTCCAAGTTGAAAATACACGTGTTGGTCAAATCACTAACTTTGATAAATTAACATTAGATGTGTGGACTGACGGAAGCATTCGCCCAGAAGAAGCAGTTTCTTTAGGTGCGAAGATTCTGACAGAGCACTTAAATCTATTTGTAGGTTTAACTGATGAAGCACAACATGCTGAAATCATGATCGAAAAAGAAGAAGACCAAAAAGAAAAAGTACTAGAGATGACAATCGAAGAGTTAGATTTATCTGTACGTTCATATAACTGTTTGAAGCGCGCGGGAATTAACACCGTACAAGAGCTTACAACAAAAACAGAAGATGATATGATGAAAGTTCGTAACTTAGGACGTAAATCACTTGAAGAAGTGAAGAACAAATTAGCTGAATTAGACTTAAGCTTACGAACTGAAGATTAG
- the rplQ gene encoding 50S ribosomal protein L17: MARKLGRTTDARLALLRNLASDLIIHERIETTEAKAKELRSVVEKMITLGKRGDLHARRQAASFLYRKEANETEDVIQKLFNDIATRYEDRQGGYTRVLKLGPRKGDGAKMAIIELV; the protein is encoded by the coding sequence ATGGCTAGAAAATTAGGAAGAACAACTGATGCTCGACTAGCATTACTAAGAAATCTTGCGTCAGATTTAATTATTCATGAGCGCATTGAAACGACAGAAGCTAAAGCTAAAGAATTACGCTCTGTAGTTGAGAAAATGATTACATTAGGTAAACGCGGAGACCTTCATGCTCGTCGCCAAGCAGCTTCATTCTTATACAGAAAAGAAGCAAACGAAACTGAAGATGTCATTCAAAAATTATTTAATGATATCGCTACACGCTATGAAGACCGTCAAGGTGGTTACACACGTGTCTTAAAGCTTGGCCCACGCAAGGGTGATGGTGCGAAAATGGCGATCATTGAGTTAGTTTAA